The following proteins are encoded in a genomic region of Pyrus communis chromosome 11, drPyrComm1.1, whole genome shotgun sequence:
- the LOC137708644 gene encoding uncharacterized protein, with protein MNPAILVAISSFFLLQSVVFLGGVEAAEKATKPEAKGNSQIIVMGLVYCDICSNNTFSRHSYFLPGAEVKIDCIFQAVSPRTSEHISFSVNRTTNRYGVYKLEIPSVEGIKCAEDSAIVSSCHASLMWSSSSACNVPGYKSTSNEIAVKSKQANLCIYSLNALNFRPSKRDVKLCGKKK; from the exons ATGAATCCAGCAATTCTCGTGGCCATTTCATCTTTCTTCCTCCTCCAGTCAGTAGTGTTTCTGGGAGGAGTTGAAGCAGCAGAAAAAGCCACTAAGCCAGAAGCAAAGGGTAACTCCCAGATCATTGTAATGGGCCTTGTTTACTGTGACATCTGCTCCAACAACACCTTCTCCAGACACAGCTACTTCCTACCAG GTGCTGAAGTAAAAATCGATTGCATCTTCCAAGCGGTTTCGCCAAGAACCTCAGAGCACATATCGTTCTCGGTGAATAGAACTACAAACAGATATGGGGTGTACAAGTTGGAAATCCCATCCGTTGAGGGGATCAAATGTGCAGAGGATTCAGCAATTGTATCTTCCTGCCATGCAAGCTTGATGTGGAGTTCTTCTTCTGCATGCAATGTTCCTGGTTACAAATCCACATCAAATGAAATAGCAGTCAAATCGAAACAGGCCAATCTCTGCATCTACAGCCTAAACGCTTTGAATTTCAGACCTTCAAAGAGAGATGTTAAATTGTGTGGGAAGAAAAAATAA
- the LOC137708646 gene encoding exocyst complex component EXO70C2-like, which translates to MEKNLPDKDDQPKPDAPPPDSSSAATIPKPNDDPKSTTTTTTTATTSPDGDNKSAGTKPDDDQKPANPTAEVQDDQNSIAKLDDPSVNNAETKVYQGNEGDDPDYEIKKFSSMRVNSTRVKDFKAENVEDQNDPLPVLDEDPVPEPEPEPEPELEPEEEPSLDKVSEDLDHCISSLPETEKHENDVVDGLNFPNELPKLVGKFLNLVEDEVVAKRDSGDAKVKWCQEPEKDALFLDALDRIGRLSKYLSFLGLKFEGSHGALINHLGSIQHRALLYLEEEFRILLEESRTCTVTDSASGDHKDNKDHKDSKEHSTKGGNNNSGSNKQQDHQNQESSGGALPDQVESGGGGDESQADQFPGYAQEVVNNLNKIAKEMISSGYETECCEVYMISRRHLFDETLHKLGLEKHSLDDIQKMHWESLEREIVSWVKAFKECTTVYFSGERKFVEAVFADYRSISSSLFSNLTKGVMIQLLNFAEGIAISKRSAEKLFKTLDMYEALREVVPKMDNLFPADCVNELKHETSNARTRLGVAAICIFCDLENSIKAETGRNPVPGGAVHPLTRYTMNYLRYACEYKDTLELVFREHSKIERADSTSRPERGEYEAGEGSGNTSEDQSMFYLQLMRVMDLLDSNLETKAKLYKDVALSSIFMMNNGRYILQKIKVSAEINSCIGETWCRRRSSDLRQYHKNYQRETWGRLLQCLSHEGLSVNGKVAKPVLKERFKSFNALFDEIHKTQSTWVVSDEQMQSELRVSISAVVIPAYRSFLGRFSQVFDAGRQTEKYVKFQPEDIETYIEELFDGNPNSSIFKKKP; encoded by the coding sequence ATGGAGAAGAACCTTCCGGACAAAGACGATCAGCCCAAACCCGATGCACCGCCACCAGACTCCTCCTCCGCCGCTACAATTCCAAAGCCTAATGACGACCCCaagtccaccaccaccaccaccacgacTGCTACTACAAGTCCTGACGGCGATAATAAGTCCGCTGGCACTAAGCCAGACGATGACCAAAAGCCGGCTAATCCAACGGCTGAGGTTCAGGATGACCAGAATTCCATTGCAAAGCTTGATGATCCAAGTGTAAATAACGCCGAGACCAAAGTTTATCAAGGGAACGAAGGTGATGACCCGGATTACGAGATTAAAAAGTTCAGCAGTATGAGGGTCAATAGTACCAGAGTGAAGGATTTTAAAGCTGAGAATGTTGAAGATCAGAACGATCCGCTTCCGGTACTGGATGAGGATCCAGTTCCTGAACCCGAACCCGAACCTGAACCTGAACTTGAACCGGAAGAGGAACCTAGCCTCGACAAGGTCTCGGAGGATCTCGACCACTGCATCTCGTCTCTGCCCGAAACCgaaaaacatgaaaacgatGTCGTGGACGGCCTCAACTTTCCGAATGAGCTTCCGAAGCTGGTGGGGAAGTTCTTGAATCTAGTTGAGGACGAGGTGGTGGCGAAACGCGACTCTGGCGACGCTAAGGTGAAATGGTGTCAGGAGCCTGAGAAGGACGCGTTGTTTCTGGATGCTCTGGATCGGATAGGGAGGCTGAGCAAGTACCTCTCTTTCCTCGGATTGAAATTCGAAGGGAGTCACGGTGCGTTGATCAACCACCTCGGAAGCATTCAGCACCGAGCGTTGCTGTATCTGGAAGAAGAATTCAGAATTCTTCTGGAAGAATCTAGAACCTGCACCGTCACTGACTCTGCATCCGGCGACCATAAAGACAATAAAGATCATAAGGACAGCAAAGAGCACAGTACTAAAGGCGGGAATAATAACAGCGGCAGTAACAAGCAGCAGGATCATCAAAATCAGGAAAGCAGCGGCGGCGCATTGCCGGATCAGGTTGAGTCAGGAGGAGGCGGAGATGAATCACAGGCCGATCAGTTTCCTGGATATGCTCAAGAGGTAGTGAACAATCTGAACAAGATAGCCAAAGAGATGATATCCAGCGGATACGAAACGGAGTGTTGCGAGGTTTACATGATCTCGAGAAGGCACTTGTTCGATGAGACTCTGCACAAATTGGGACTAGAGAAGCACAGCCTCGACGACATTCAGAAAATGCACTGGGAATCGCTCGAAAGAGAAATCGTGTCATGGGTGAAGGCCTTCAAGGAATGCACCACCGTATACTTCTCCGGCGAGCGGAAGTTCGTGGAGGCGGTGTTTGCTGACTACCGGTCCATCTCGTCGAGCCTGTTCAGCAATTTGACGAAGGGGGTGATGATACAGCTTCTCAATTTCGCGGAAGGGATCGCGATATCGAAGCGGTCGGCGGAGAAGCTGTTTAAGACGCTGGACATGTACGAGGCGTTGCGGGAGGTGGTCCCCAAAATGGACAACTTGTTTCCGGCAGACTGCGTGAACGAGCTGAAGCACGAGACCTCTAACGCCCGTACCCGCCTCGGCGTGGCGGCGATTTGTATTTTCTGCGATCTGGAGAACTCGATTAAGGCTGAGACGGGTCGAAACCCGGTTCCGGGAGGGGCGGTCCATCCGCTGACGCGATACACGATGAATTACCTGAGGTACGCGTGCGAGTACAAGGACACGCTAGAATTGGTTTTCAGAGAGCACTCGAAGATCGAACGCGCCGATTCGACGAGTAGGCCCGAACGCGGCGAGTACGAGGCAGGGGAGGGATCCGGGAACACGAGTGAGGACCAATCGATGTTTTACTTGCAGCTGATGCGCGTGATGGACTTGCTGGACTCGAAtctcgagaccaaggcgaagcTGTACAAGGACGTGGCGCTGAGCTCCATCTTCATGATGAACAACGGGCGATACATCTTGCAGAAAATCAAAGTGTCGGCAGAGATCAACTCGTGTATAGGCGAGACGTGGTGCCGTCGGCGGTCGTCGGATCTGAGGCAGTACCACAAGAACTACCAGAGGGAGACGTGGGGCCGGCTGCTGCAGTGCCTGAGCCACGAAGGCCTGAGCGTGAACGGGAAGGTGGCGAAGCCCGTGTTGAAGGAGAGGTTCAAGAGCTTCAACGCCTTGTTCGATGAGATCCACAAGACGCAAAGCACGTGGGTGGTGAGCGACGAGCAGATGCAGTCGGAGTTGAGGGTGTCGATATCAGCGGTGGTGATTCCGGCGTACCGATCATTCTTGGGGCGGTTCTCGCAGGTGTTTGATGCGGGGAGGCAGACGGAGAAGTATGTAAAATTCCAGCCGGAGGATATAGAGACGTACATTGAGGAGCTATTTGATGGAAACCCCAACTCCTCCATATTCAAAAAGAAACCATAA